A window of the Trichoderma asperellum chromosome 4, complete sequence genome harbors these coding sequences:
- a CDS encoding uncharacterized protein (BUSCO:EOG092D01MX) codes for MTNERLDESVSPMTRTPNHASPANAEAQSQFQPPKSNDGLLAPIPNTSQPQVGEEEASKESLTEAPKEAKDYWNNGLSHPDPAPLAVGELKPQPEAQEPLAQEQQPAPAKSIPEPLQLDGGRSIQFVQPDYHESPLHPPGSIPLEEPDTPRSRTRFMSKIKAFAANTGSQTPKSLNGPTFPSEFGTRSFPNSPTVSRVTTRVPEAVHEEQSDADADVETADEAAIPDAIKKNKRKSRRFKKGSVSNFPNPSRFPADLDALSTYDRLLRRRASMPDTTQHDHAASDGDIRDIPRRKPFRRGYSWMNTAMSPPDEEDMEDMENSTAVGRRTGHLRRITVFGGGGLSDGDALTPRKHFFNSERAERASSYGVNKWKRVKSTLKLLRQKKDDRFDYYKSAELMAELRAGAPAVLMLASMIQRDEHGNKRIPVLLEQLKLKIKDSSPMPDDDKERHWIFTIELEYGSGPSRMQWLVVRTIRDIYNLHFRYKFALNNDKYMLGRLDLGARLKQPKFPYSAFPYLRGARDKGDESDEDDQASGRGEETAAEMTAAEDHGEGPHQHSRKKSRGNFLAGMRRRSTGFTDAGELSTAEGAGVDKETRRQRYVEKQRRILEKYLSEMIRWLMFRADSNRLCRFLELSALGVRLAAEGSYHGKEGFLHLQMSKGLDFRRVLQPAKVIARHSRKWFLVRQSYIVCVESPENMNIFDVYLVDTKFSIASKRKALKKIGSKKKKSEIDLNIEHEQSMEKHHTLTVRTSDRKIRLFSRYQSVMRQFEDSINEMLKQTPWYEKKRFDSFAPVRSGVFAQWLVDGRDYMWNVSRAINMARDVIYIHDWWLSPELYMRRPACISQKWRLDRLLQKKAKEGVKVFVIIYRNVEAAIPIDSEYTKFSLLNLHPNIFVQRSPNQFKKNQFFFAHHEKICIVDHDVAFLGGIDLCFGRWDSPQHPIVDDKPTGFEPSEMPKDSEHVQLFPGKDYSNPRVQDFFNLNEPYEEMYDRGKIPRMPWHDVSMQVVGQPARDLTRHFVQRWNYLRRGRKPTRPLPFLLPPPDAKFEDLAALGLTGTCEVQMLRSASNWSLGIDETEHSIQNAYIHLIEESEHFVYIENQFFITSTEAYGTKIVNRIGDALVERIIRAHQNDEDWRAVIVIPLMPGFQNTVDEQEGTSVRLIVMCQYRSICRGEHSIFGRLRAAGIEPEDYISFFSLRQWGVMGNDVLVTEQLYIHAKTIVVDDRIALIGSANINERSLVGSRDSEVAAIVRDTDMISSTMAGKPYQVGRFAHTLRMRLMREHLGLDVDEILEQEREEEMNEALFEQDMDAIYEEGATPDDDASSTRSSVANSPRAPINPLRLPSFNHDLDLAAAGATQDFEGSSLKGKEAETPDPRVTDKVHQLDLSGYGPDHWKTAEQQGADEGRDSVVVEGREVLLHDGKRAAEMVHPPLSPPSSRRQQNAHQEPSDKPGTPPAPPSPISRDEVGKNDLSGLATGAPAIPLPVLDDTNIGGPAIHADSKTGRQSNGAFHPMAADIQAASIDKDCMRDPLDPNFVDEIWNRAARNNTVLYRRVFRCMPDSKVGTWAEYREYMDYGQKFRASMEPKSTSDETEPRRDEATTKPEDQPKIQLPEPEGDETNGKPASRGSSGEDPALRSPPVDGTTMENQSSLEPPSPVYAQGDVPFPAMDTSSSKPVSRSKSRDRRPTFSTVDKPSSKDTNAAPPLAPATATATGGTVKRRRRATTKGSRRGLLIEEMPTRGEAEQLLNLIQGNVVEFPYDWLLTEEHNGNWGYQVDGVAPIAIYN; via the exons ATGACGAATGAACGCTTAGACGAGTCCGTCTCGCCAATGACGAGAACCCCCAATCATGCCTCCCCAGCAAACGCCGAAGCGCAGTCTCAGTTCCAGCCACCCAAGTCGAACGATGGCCTGCTTGCCCCGATCCCCAATACATCACAACCACAAgtgggcgaagaagaagcctcaAAAGAATCCCTAACGGAAGCCccaaaagaagccaaagattACTGGAATAATGGACTGAGCCATCCTGATCCCGCGCCATTGGCTGTGGGAGAGCTGAAGCCGCAGCCCGAGGCTCAAGAACCACTGGCGCAGGAACAGCAGCCTGCACCCGCCAAAAGCATTCCGGAACCTTTGCAACTGGATGGAGGGCGTAGCATCCAGTTTGTCCAACCTGATTACCACGAGTCTCCCCTTCATCCCCCGGGATCGATCCCATTGGAAGAGCCAGATACACCACGCTCTCGAACGAGATTCATGTCCAAGATCAAAGCTTTTGCAGCCAATACAGGCTCACAGACTCCGAAATCACTAAACGGGCCAACTTTTCCATCTGAATTCGGCACACGATCATTTCCCAACTCTCCCACTGTGTCTAGAGTTACCACCCGAGTTCCGGAAGCAGTCCACGAAGAGCAAtctgatgccgatgccgatgtTGAGACTGCAGATGAAGCTGCAATCCCCGACGCTatcaagaaaaacaaaagaaagagtcGGCGCTTTAAGAAAGGCTCGGTGTCTAACTTTCCAAACCCGAGCCGATTCCCAGCCGATCTGGATGCACTAAGTACATATGATCGCCTGCTCAGACGCCGAGCAAGCATGCCTGATACGACGCAACATGACCATGCTGCATCCGATGGCGACATTCGTGATATTCCCAGACGTAAACCCTTTCGCAGAGGATACTCCTGGATGAACACTGCCATGAGTCCtccagatgaagaagatatgGAAGACATGGAAAACTCCACTGCTGTTGGAAGACGTACAGGTCATTTGCGCCGCATTACTGTCTTTGGCGGAGGCGGCTTGTCTGACGGAGATGCATTGACCCCTAGGAAGCACTTCTTCAACTCAGAAAGAGCAGAAAGGGCCTCCAGCTACGGCGTCAATAAATGGAAGCGAGTCAAAAGCACGCTTAAGCTCCTTCGGCAAAAGAAAGACGATCGTTTTGATTACTACAAATCTGCAGAACTCATGGCTGAGCTGAGAGCGGGTGCCCCTGCTGTTCTGATGCTCGCTAGTATGATTCAGCGAGACGAACACGGGAACAAAAGAATACCAGTTCTGCTAGAGCAACTGAAGCTTAAAATCAAGGACAGCTCTCCCATGCCAGATGATGACAAGGAGCGCCACTGGATATTCACAATTGAATTGGAGTATGGTAGCGGTCCAAGTCGGATGCAATGGCTAGTCGTCCGAACCATCAGGGATATCTATAACCTGCACTTTCGGTACAAGTTTGCTCTGAATAACGATAAATACATGCTTGGACGTCTGGATCTTGGTGCTCGGCTTAAACAGCCCAAGTTCCCCTACTCAGCGTTCCCGTATCTTCGTGGTGCTCGCGACAAAGGAGATGAaagcgacgaagatgatcaGGCTAGTGGCCGCGGTGAGGAGACGGCGGCTGAGATGACGGCGGCTGAGGACCATGGCGAGGGGCCGCATCAACACTCAAGAAAGAAGTCTCGCGGTAATTTCCTCGCAGGCATGAGACGAAGATCTACTGGGTTCACCGACGCTGGCGAATTGTCTACGGCGGAAGGCGCTGGCGTTGATAAGGAGACTCGTAGACAGCGGTACGTGGAAAAACAGCGGCGCATTCTCGAGAAGTACCTCTCCGAAATGATTCGATGGCTCATGTTCAGGGCTGACAGCAATCGCCTCTGCCGGTTTCTCGAGCTGTCAGCTTTGGGAGTTCGTCTAGCTGCTGAAGGAAGTTACCATGGTAAAGAAGGCTTCCTCCACCTTCAGATGTCCAAAGGCCTCGATTTCCGCCGCGTCCTTCAACCAGCCAAAGTTATTGCTCGACATAGCCGGAAATGGTTTCTCGTAAGGCAGAGCTACATTGTGTGCGTCGAGTCACCCGAGAACATGAACATCTTCGATGTTTATCTTGTCGATACCAAATTCAGCATTGCTTCTAAGAGGAAGGCGCTGAAAAAAATTGGctccaagaaaaagaagtctgAGATCGATTTGAACATAGAGCATGAACAGTCTATGGAGAAACACCACACGCTTACGGTACGCACGTCGGACCGTAAAATCCGATTGTTCTCGCGTTATCAGTCGGTGATGCGGCAATTTGAAGATTCCATCAACGAAATGCTGAAGCAGACACCCTGgtatgagaagaagaggtttGATAGCTTCGCCCCCGTTCGGTCTGGCGTATTTGCACAATGGCTGGTCGATGGTCGCGACTACATGTGGAATGTATCAAGAGCGATCAACATGGCGCGAGACGTCATCTACATTCACGATTGGTGGCTGAGCCCTGAGCTTTATATGCGGCGCCCTGCCTGCATTAGCCAGAAATGGCGGTTGGATCGATTGCtccagaagaaggcaaaagaAGGCGTGAAAGTATTTGTGATTATTTATCGAAATGTGGAAGCTGCGATTCCCATTGATTCTGAGTACACCAAATTCTCACTTCTTAACCTTCATCCCAACATCTTTGTCCAGCGGTCTCCGAATCAATTCAAGAAGAACCAATTTTTCTTCGCGCACCACGAGAAAATCTGCATTGTTGATCATGATGTGGCGTTTCTTGGTGGCATAGACCTCTGCTTCGGTCGTTGGGATAGCCCACAGCATCCGATTGTCGACGACAAGCCGACTGGATTTGAGCCATCCGAGATGCCTAAGGATTCTGAGCATGTACAGTTGTTTCCAGGAAAGGACTACTCAAACCCGAGAGTTCAAGACTTTTTCAATCTCAACGAACCGTACGAAGAAATGTACGACCGGGGCAAGATTCCTAGAATGCCCTGGCACGATGTTTCAATGCAAGTTGTTGGACAGCCCGCTCGAGATTTGACTCGCCATTTTGTTCAGCGATGGAACTATCTTCGGCGAGGCCGCAAGCCAACTAGGCCCCTGCCATTCCTGTTACCGCCCCCTGATGCGAAATTTGAGGATCTCGCAGCCCTTGGATTGACGGGCACTTGCGAAGTGCAGATGCTCCGGTCTGCATCCAATTGGTCGTTGGGAATAGACGAAACCGAGCATAGCATCCAGAATGCCTACATTCATTTGATTGAGGAGTCAGAGCATTTTGTCTACATTGAGAACCAGTTCTTCATTACAAGCACCGAGGCTTACGGAACCAAGATCGTCAACCGCATAGGAGATGCTCTAGTTGAACGCATCATTCGCGCTCATCAAAATGATGAAGACTGGCGGGCCGTCATCGTTATACCTCTCATGCCGGGATTTCAAAACACCGTTGATGAGCAGGAAGGCACCAGCGTTAGACTGATTGTCATGTGCCAATATCGTAGTATCTGCCGCGGGGAGCACTCGATTTTTGGGCGCCTACGTGCCGCGGGTATTGAGCCCGAGGATTATATcagctttttctctcttcgacAGTGGGGAGTCATGGGCAATGACGTCCTTGTTACTGAGCAGCTTTATATCCACGCCAAGACCATTGTCGTTGACGATCGAATTGCACTGATAGGTTCTGCGAACATCAACGAACGGTCATTGGTTGGCTCTAGAGACTCTGAAGTGGCCGCCATCGTTCGTGACACTGATATGATATCGTCTACCATGGCGGGCAAGCCATATCAAGTTGGCCGATTTGCCCACACTCTTCGAATGAGGTTAATGCGAgagcatcttggccttgatgtGGACGAAATATTGGAACaagagcgagaagaagaaatgaatgAAGCCCTCTTCGAGCAAGACATGGACGCTATATACGAAGAAGGTGCGACACCTGACGACGATGCGTCTAGCACCAGGTCTAGCGTGGCCAACAGTCCACGAGCGCCCATAAACCCCCTTCGTTTGCCCAGCTTCAACCATGACCTAGACCTTGCGGCAGCAGGGGCCACCCAAGATTTTGAAGGTTCTTCattgaaaggaaaagaagctgagACACCCGACCCTCGTGTTACAGATAAAGTGCATCAGCTAGATTTATCGGGGTACGGGCCGGATCACTGGAAGACGGCAGAACAGCAAGGCGCCGACGAAGGCCGAGATTCGGTTGTCGTTGAAGGCCGAGAGGTTCTCTTGCACGATGGGAAACGAGCTGCAGAGATGGTTCACCCCCCCTTAtcccctccctcttcgcGCCGTCAGCAGAATGCACACCAAGAGCCTAGCGATAAGCCTGGCACTCCTCCCGCACCCCCCTCCCCTATTAGCAGGGATGAGGTGGGTAAGAATGATTTATCAGGTCTGGCTACGGGCGCACCAGCTATACCGCTGCCAGTGCTTGATGATACTAACATTGGTGGCCCTGCCATCCACGCTGATTCTAAAACGGGCCGTCAATCTAACGGAGCTTTCCACCCGATGGCAGCAGATATTCAAGCTGCTTCCATTGACAAAGACTGTATGCGAGATCCATTGGATCCTAATTTTGTGGATGAAATTTGGAATCGGGCTGCGCGCAATAACACGGTGCTCTACCGCAGAGTATTCCGCTGCATGCCTGATTCCAAAGTTGGTACCTGGGCTGAATACCGTGAATATATGGATTACGGTCAGAAATTCCGCGCCAGCATGGAACCAAAATCTACCAGTGATGAGACTGAACCTCGTCGTGACGAAGCAACTACAAAACCTGAAGATCAACCTAAGATCCAGCTGCCCGAGCCGGAAGGTGATGAAACAAACGGAAAACCAGCTTCTCGTGGCAGCAGTGGAGAGGATCCAGCTCTTCGCTCCCCGCCTGTTGATGGAACGACAATGGAAAACCAAAGCTCGTTAGAACCACCTTCGCCCGTTTATGCTCAAGGGGACGTGCCGTTCCCCGCAATGGACACTTCTTCTTCGAAACCAGTTTCGCGAAGCAAGAGCCGAGACCGTAGGCCAACTTTCTCAACGGTAGACAAGCCGTCATCCAAGGACACTaatgctgctcctcctctggccccggcgacggcgacggccaCTGGCGGAACAGTCAAGCGCCGACGCCGAGCCACTACGAAGGGTAGTCGGCGTGGACTCCTGATTGAGGAGATGCCTACTCGTGGCGAGGCCGAACAACTTTTGAACTTGATACAAGGAAACGTGGTCGAGTTCCCCTATGACTGGCTACTTACAGAAGAGCACAACGGGAACTGGGGCTACCAGGTGGATGGAGTGGCGCCGATTGCCATTTA CAATTAA
- a CDS encoding uncharacterized protein (EggNog:ENOG41) produces MAASQLPIEALPAWALLNDVEFRSAEVRSIDGKGLGLVAKNDIPGVSDDASSTAAIIRIPRELVLSAEAVEAYAKVDQNFRQLLEVAGHQSTRGDILLYLLAHLILSRRSSPGNKGCASTPWTEYIKFLPRSISVPTMWTSDEREFLQGTSLESSVNAKLSVLSREYDELSEKASALPFWNDLFGEPEMMEDWILADALYRSRCLELPHAGHAMVPGLDMANHSPNYLARYDETPDGDVVLLPSSESGVSSGEEITISYGEAKSAAEMLFSYGFIDQESAVKELALHLDALPDDPLGKAKLHIYKGPRTVQLSLTEGNFYWHSPLLYLLILNEEDGLAFRVVQDTSGGRELRLLWQDEDVTGRTGEFESLIQDHPLCQIFKLRAVAVLEERVSSQLDRITTEISYGATEQSQAANQPRVECMLAAEKLRDLEAQILQGAAAALENEKARLLLDARVVTYLGSMEDTQNEQASNLASNEDDEFS; encoded by the exons aTGGCGGCATCTCAGCTGCCAATCGAAGCCTTGCCGGCTTGGGCCCTCTTAAATGACGTGGAATTTAGAAGCGCAGAGGTACGAAGCATTGACGGCAAAGGGCTTGGCCTCGTGGCCAAGAACGATATCCCTGGCGTGAGCGACGATGCctccagcacagcagcaatcaTCCGAATACCCCGAGAGCTTGTTTTATCTGCCGAAGCTGTGGAGGCGTATGCCAAAGTTGATCAGAATTTCAGACAGCTCCTTGAGGTTGCTGGACACCAA AGCACCAGGGGCGATATCCTGCTATATCTGCTAGCACATCTTATTctatcaagaagaagctctccaGGTAACAAGGGATGTGCCTCAACGCCATGGACTGAGTATATCAAGTTCTTGCCCCGATCAATCAGCGTTCCCACCATGTGGACAAGCGATGAGAGAGAGTTTTTACAAGGCACATCTCTCGAG TCCTCGGTAAACGCAAAGCTCTCCGTGCTTTCCCGTGAATACGACGAGCTTTCCGAAAAGGCATCAGCACTACCCTTTTGGAACGATCTCTTCGGCGAAccagagatgatggaagatTGGATCTTGGCTGATGCCCTATACCGTTCACGATGCCTAGAACTCCCCCACGCTGGCCATGCCATGGTCCCTGGGCTAGATATGGCAAATCACTCGCCTAACTACTTGGCGCGCTATGACGAAACTCCCGATGGCGACGTGGTTCTGCTTCCGAGCTCGGAATCTGGGGTGTCATCAGGGGAGGAGATCACCATCTCGTACGGAGAGGCCAAGTCAGCGGCCGAGATGCTGTTTAGCTATGGCTTCATCGACCAGGAATCCGCTGTAAAAGAGCTAGCACTGCACCTTGACGCCTTGCCTGACGACCCTCTGGGGAAAGCTAAACTTCACATCTACAAAGGCCCACGAACTGTGCAGTTATCTCTTACGGAGGGAAATTTCTATTGGCACAGCCCATTATTGTATCTACTAATTCTCAATGAGGAAGATGGTCTTGCGTTCCGAGTGGTGCAAGACACGTCGGGAGGTCGTGAACTAAGGCTACTCTGGCAAGACGAGGATGTCACTGGACGAACCGGCGAATTCGAATCTCTCATCCAAGATCACCCTTTATGCCAAATTTTTAAGCTCCGAGCTGTAGCTGTGCTGGAGGAGCGGGTTTCCTCTCAGCTGGACAGAATCACGACGGAGATCTCGTACGGGGCAACGGAGCAATCGCAGGCAGCAAATCAACCCCGCGTGGAGTGCATGTTAGCGGCTGAGAAGCTAAGAGATCTTGAAGCGCAAATCTTGCAGGGTGCGGCGGCCGCGCTAGAAAACGAG AAGGCGAGGCTGCTTCTGGACGCTCGCGTGGTGACATATCTCGGGTCTATGGAAGATACTCAAAATGAGCAAGCGTCTAACCTGGCGTCCAATGAGGACGACGAATTCAGCTAG
- a CDS encoding uncharacterized protein (BUSCO:EOG092D2ERC) produces MADIDDELLALAGGDSDDEGSVIASREASASPPPASEDETPKSPETKSKRRSRQDESEDEGEASDAPSHNSLESASMDESDSDAEPSRGAGRSAAIAAAGGDDKYPVDGMFISEAEKAEIMAMREVEREQIIADRVSEIERQRQNRLLRQMVNNVEIEERKQVKKKRSADTAELEDGTRKAARARTGKGSESAIDSFRRARAEKQRRQEDRERRRDGLSPRGRESREPEESDEDEFGQTHRSPEKAASRELPPPELRDFDRVRLGRNEFAQVCSTPGFEAAITGCYIRIALGAHPETGVEQYRMALIKGFTTSRPYALNGPQGSFVTDQYVKAAHGKAVKEFPFIAASGGSITESELNRYKVTCHNDGVTLPTKAFLMDKIDDINALINHKWTNEEIKARVAKRNEFRKRFDPSERQRVANLLEEAIQDGDDQRVEELQEELDKLGRERLAFKTSLGAPKNPEATKASSEQDRLAERNRENRRLNQEAVRKAQLKEKAKAREIEMALKRGEVIQEDYSRRLRTKAKFVHDVNEKVGEKPDTPKDGVGAGTNGTQSPSASQALPHLAKLQEKHYSETKGLPTIHKPIMDDDVIGALDLEIDVEI; encoded by the exons ATGGCTGACATCGACGACGAACTCCTGGCCCTTGCGGGCGGTGATTCGGATGATGAGGGATCCGTGATCGCCAGCAGAGAGGCTTCGGCGTCGCCGCCACCAGCCTCAGAAGACGAGACACCCAAATCACCAGAGACGAAATCAAAGCGGCGGTCAAGACAGGACGAGTCGGAAGATGAAGGCGAGGC ATCTGATGCGCCTTCACATAATTCTCTCGAATCAGCTTCGATGGATGAATCCGACTCGGATGCAGAGCCTAGTCGCGGCGCGGGCCGCTCTGCTGCTATCGCGGCTGCTGGTGGCGACGACAAGTACCCCGTTGACGGCATGTTCATCAGCGAGGCCGAAAAGGCTGAGATTATGGCCATGCGAGAAGTGGAGCGAGAGCAGATCATTGCGGATCGAGTCTCTGAAATAGAACGTCAGCGACAAAACCGCCTTCTACGGCAAATGGTCAACAACGTCGAGATTGAGGAGCGCAAACAagtcaagaagaagcgcagcGCTGATACGGCCGAACTCGAGGACGGCACGCGCAAGGCCGCGAGGGCGAGAACGGGCAAGGGCAGCGAATCAGCGATTGATTCCTTCCGCAGGGCGCGCGCGGAAAAACAGAGACGACAAGAGGATCGGGAGAGACGGAGAGACGGCTTATCGCCGCGTGGTCGTGAGTCAAGAGAGCCGGAGGAGAGTGATGAGGATGAGTTTGGGCAGACCCATCGTTCGCCTGAGAAGGCTGCTTCCCGAGAGCTGCCGCCACCAGAGCTTCGCGATTTCGACAGAGTTCGTCTTGGCCGAAATGAGTTTGCGCAGGTTTGCTCTACTCCTGGCTTTGAGGCGGCCATTACTGGATGCTATATCCGTATCGCTCTTGGTGCGCACCCTGAAACAGGTGTCGAGCAGTATCGAATGGCTTTGATCAAGG GATTTACGACCAGCAGACCATACGCTCTAAACGGCCCCCAGGGCTCATTTGTAACAGACCAATATGTCAAGGCTGCTCATGGCAAGGCTGTTAAGGAGTTTCCGTTCATTGCAGCCTCCGGCGGTTCAATTACAGAg AGCGAACTGAATCGATACAAAGTCACTTGTCACAATGACGGCGTTACACTGCCCACCAAAGCTTTCCTCATGGACAAAATTGATGACATCAATGCGTTGATCAACCACAAGTGGACAAATGAGGAGATCAAGGCTAGGGTAGCGAAGCGCAATGAATTCCGAAAGCGATTTGACCCATCGGAACGCCAGCGGGTTGCCAATCTTCTTGAGGAGGCAATCCAAGACGGCGACGACCAAAGAGTGGAAGAGCTGCAAGAGGAACTGGATAAGCTTGGCAGAGAGCGCCTCGCCTTCAAAACAAGCCTGGGGGCACCAAAGAATCCAGAGGCCACCAAGGCTTCATCAGAGCAAGATAGGCTAGCGGAACGTAACCGGGAGAACCGACGGCTCAACCAAGAAGCAGTCAGGAAAGCCCAGCTGaaggaaaaggccaaggctcGAGAAATCGAAATGGCTCTTAAGCGAGGAGAGGTGATCCAGGAAGATTACTCCCGACGACTTCGAACAAAAGCCAAGTTTGTCCACGACGTTAATGAAAAAGTTGGTGAGAAGCCGGATACTCCCAAGGACGGTGTGGGTGCAGGCACCAACGGAACTCAGAGTCCTTCAGCGTCGCAGGCCCTGCCACACCTAGCGAAGCTGCAAGAGAAGCACTACTCGGAAACGAAGGGTTTGCCGACGATTCATAAGCCTATCATGGATGATGACGTGATTGGTGCACTGGATTTGGAGATTGATGTTGAGATTTGA
- a CDS encoding uncharacterized protein (TransMembrane:1 (o354-373i)) encodes MSAAEKQPLMSPFHRGITVPKAATWASAITSRRDASRRIPQTIAHRGFKASFPENSMAAFRAAVEVGAHALETDVHLSKDGVVVLSHDPSLKRCFGVDLLIKDCTWSYLSSLRTTKQPHEPLPRLVDLLEYLVSGPETEKIWVLLDIKIDDKPEHLLHAIACALTEVSSATPWDERIILGCWNATFMKAALSFLPGYPLAHISNSLFYSRHFFPIPNLAFNMFQGLLVGPFGRWFLRDAKRANRPVFAWTVNAEKWMEWCIRKNVNAAANRALLPPSPSTSSLSSLSDDKSPAPPLTVFIDGVITDNPQLFLQVCSRVEDDLDGIASASASTAVSRKRSQNLGISMLSNLKTQLGTTCGVLFANVVVTSFFWYRRFQGRMDKFDVSFFRNFQG; translated from the exons ATGAGTGCAGCGGAAAAGCAGCCCTTAATGAGTCCTTTCCACCGCGGCATCACCGTTCCAAAGG CCGCAACATGGGCCTCGGCCATCACATCCCGCCGTGACGCCTCCCGGCGAATCCCGCAAACCATTGCCCACCGCGGATTCAAGGCCTCGTTCCCGGAGAACAGCATGGCGGCCTTCCGCGCGGCCGTCGAGGTGGGCGCCCATGCGCTGGAGACGGACGTGCATCTCTCCAAGGATGGCGTTGTCGTGCTGTCACAT GACCCCTCGTTAAAGAGATGCTTCGGCGTTGATCTCCTCATCAAAGACTGCACCTGGTCATACCTGTCCAGCCTGCGGACGACCAAGCAGCCGCATGAGCCGCTGCCGAGACTGGTGGACCTGTTGGAGTATCTCGTCTCGGGACCAGAGACGGAAAAGATTTGGGTCCTGTTGGATATCAAG ATCGACGACAAGCCTGAGCATCTCCTTCATGCCATCGCCTGCGCTCTCACAGAAGTCTCCTCCGCCACGCCATGGGACGAACGCATCATTCTCGGATGCTGGAAC GCCACATTCATGAAAGCCGCCCTCTCATTCCTCCCCGGCTACCCCCTCGCCCACATCTCCAACTCGCTCTTCTACTCCCGCCACTTCTTCCCCATCCCCAACCTCGCCTTCAACATGTTCCAGGGCCTCCTCGTCGGCCCCTTTGGCAGGTGGTTCCTCCGCGACGCAAAGCGAGCCAACCGTCCCGTCTTTGCCTGGACCGTCAACGCCGAGAAGTGGATGGAGTGGTGCATCCGCAAGAATGTAAACGCCGCCGCCAATCGCGCTCTCctccctccttctccttctacgtcttctctctcctccctATCAGACGACAAATCACCAGCACCGCCACTGACCGTCTTCATCGACGGCGTCATCACCGACAACCCCCAACTCTTCCTGCAAGTCTGCTCCCGCGTCGAAGACGACCTCGACGGCATCGCATCCGCATCCGCATCCACCGCCGTCTCCCGAAAGCGCAGCCAGAATCTCGGCATCTCCATGCTCAGCAACCTCAAGACCCAGCTCGGCACTACCTGCGGCGTGCTGTTCGCCAACGTCGTCGTCACGAGCTTCTTCTGGTATAGGCGGTTTCAGGGCAGGATGGATAAGTTTGATGTGAGCTTTTTTAGGAATTTTCAGGGATAA
- a CDS encoding uncharacterized protein (BUSCO:EOG092D3N04) has protein sequence MAPTRCLARQAGAIGRHLLPAARPLSTSAVLRAPTTTSSTSETSSSGSSKKLKPLTQEQREFLSSALRVNQAGELAATLIYSAQTPIVVRKHPHLRPLMAHMYDQEAVHFSTFNSLIHKHRVRPTALYPLWSVLASGLGWSTAIMGREAAMACTEAVETEIGNHYNEQIRSILEMISGWEAQGYDVGGEIKQLVDTLRRIRDEELEHLDHAVENDARKAEPHWLLTNVIRAGCRGAIWVSEKV, from the exons ATGGCGCCAACAAGATGTCTCGCCAGGCAGGCTGGTGCCATCGGTAGACACCTTCTGCCTGCAGCTCGCCCTCTGTCTACCAGCGCCGTCCTCCGCGCTCCAACCACCACATCATCAACCTCTGAGACTTCAAGCTCAGGCTCttccaagaagctcaagccTCTCACTCAAGAGCAGCGTGAATTTCTCTCCTCTGCT CTTCGTGTCAATCAAGCCGGTGAACTCGCCGCAACGCTCATCTACTCCGCCCAAACCCCCATCGTCGTCCGCAAGCACCCTCACCTCCGTCCTCTCATGGCTCACATGTACGACCAAGAAGCCGTCCATTTTTCAACCTTCAACAGCCTCATCCACAAGCACCGCGTCCGGCCTACGGCCCTCTACCCGCTGTGGTCCGTCCTGGCTAGCGGCCTTGGCTGGTCAACCGCCATCATGGGCCGCgaggcagccatggcttgcACCGAGGCCGTCGAGACCGAAATAGGGAACCATTACAATGAACAGATCCGCTCCATCTTGGAGATGATCTCTGGCTGGGAGGCGCAAGGATACGATGTCGGTGGCGAGATCAAGCAGCTGGTGGACACTCTCCGCAGAATACGAGACGAAGAGCTCGAACACCTGGACCACGCAGTAGAAAATGATGCCAGAAAAGCAGAGCCTCACTGGTTACTTACAAACGTCATCAGAGCCGGCTGCCGTGGGGCGATATGGGTGAGCGAAAAGGTTTAA